The Neomonachus schauinslandi chromosome 4, ASM220157v2, whole genome shotgun sequence genome includes a region encoding these proteins:
- the CRH gene encoding corticoliberin, whose product MRLPLLLSAGVLLVALLPCPPCRALVSRGPIPGARQVPQHPQPLDFFQLPPQPQQPQQPQARPVLLRMGEEYFLRLGNLNKSPSAPLLPASSPVAGGSGSRLSPDEAAANFFRALLQQLPLPRRPLDSPAGPAERGAENALGSRQETPERERRSEEPPISLDLTFHLLREVLEMARAEQLAQQAHSNRKLMEIIGK is encoded by the coding sequence ATGCGGCTGCCGCTGCTCTTGTCCGCGGGCGTCCTGCTGGTAGCTCTCCTGCCCTGCCCGCCATGCAGGGCCCTCGTCAGCCGGGGGCCCATCCCGGGCGCGCGGCAGGTCcctcagcacccccagcccctggattTCTTTCAGCTGCCGCCGCAGCCCCAGCAGCCGCAACAGCCGCAGGCTCGGCCCGTCCTGCTCCGCATGGGGGAGGAATATTTCCTCCGCCTGGGTAACCTCAACAAGAGCCCCTCTGCGCCCCTCTTGCCCGCCTCTTCACCTGTCGCTGGCGGCAGCGGCAGCCGCCTTTCGCCGGACGAGGCGGCCGCCAACTTTTTCCGCGCGTTGCTGCAGCAGCTGCCGCTGCCCCGGCGCCCGCTCGACAGCCCCGCAGGTCCCGCCGAGCGCGGAGCAGAGAATGCCCTTGGCAGCCGCCAAGAGACACCGGAGAGGGAGAGGCGATCCGAGGAACCTCCCATCTCGCTGGATCTCACCTTCCACCTCCTCCGAGAAGTCTTGGAAATGGCCAGGGCCGAACAGTTAGCGCAGCAAGCTCACAGCAACAGGAAACTGATGGAGATTATTGGGAAATAA